The genomic interval GCGAAAGGGCCGCTCCTTAATCCACCCAGTACTGGTTCAGGATAGAAATGTATTGTTAACAATGGAAATAAAGGTGATGCTGTGAAATCAAAAGTAGTTGTTTATAAGACAGAAGAAGGTGGTTACCGGGCAGAAGTTCCGGCTATCCCTGGTTGTCTTACACAGGGTGATACATTGGAAGAATAATTGCAAAATATCTATGTTTTGCAAAAATAAGAAATGGTTTTGATGTTTTGACACAACACATTAAAAGACCACACACAGAACAGGATAAAGAAATTTATAGAATTGCTGTAGAAAAATGGAAAAGCAAGATGGGGAGGCTCGATTACAACGATCTCCCGGAAAGGCTTAAAACCCATAAAAACAGAAACGCTTTCTTAGACAGATTTAAGGTCGTAGCTGATAATGTGAATTATTCACAGACAGTGGTAGCGCATATTGCAAAAGACGGACATTATTACATTCATCCTGATATAGAACAAAATCGTTCAATCTCGGTTCGGGAAGCTGCCAGACTGCAATCATTTCCTGACGATTATTATTTCGAGGGAGTAAAGGAGGGGAGAAACAGAACTGCTGCTTTTAAACAAATTGGGAATGCCTTGCCGCCACTGATGGGTAAGGCGGCATAAACATCAAACAATAATTTTAAAAATGGACTTACAATATATTAAAAATACAATTGTGGAATTGAAAGAAAGAGATAAAATCTACTCTCATGAATTGGAATTAAATACTTTGGAAGAAGCAAACAAAATTGTTAAAGTTGGCGCTTTAACTGTTGGAACTGATTCAAAAGGAAAAATTATTGCCCAAAATGTTTTATATCCTACTCAGTTTTCACAAAAGGCAGTTGAAAATATTTTGACAATGAATTGGAGAAACGGAAATGGAGAACGAGTTGAACCTCTTGTGTATGGAAGAAATGACTGGTATCGGGAAAGGTTGAAAACGATAAATGGT from Candidatus Kuenenia stuttgartiensis carries:
- a CDS encoding DNA cytosine methyltransferase, whose product is MTQHIKRPHTEQDKEIYRIAVEKWKSKMGRLDYNDLPERLKTHKNRNAFLDRFKVVADNVNYSQTVVAHIAKDGHYYIHPDIEQNRSISVREAARLQSFPDDYYFEGVKEGRNRTAAFKQIGNALPPLMGKAA